A region from the Triticum urartu cultivar G1812 chromosome 1, Tu2.1, whole genome shotgun sequence genome encodes:
- the LOC125513189 gene encoding flavin-containing monooxygenase FMO GS-OX-like 2: MPSPSLRLAVVGAGAAGLAAARELRREGHAPVVFERAAAVGGTWLYASPAPAAAADPLGAAATHSSLYASLRTNLPREVMGFLDFPFTAARGSVVDARRFPGHEEVLRYLEDFAQRFDLYGLVRFQTEVVGVRRESGGRWAVTSRKLGEKGEHDEELYDAVVVCNGHYSEPRVASIPGADAWPGKQMHSHNYRVPEPFLDQVVIVIGASASAVDISRDIASVAKEVHIADRSAPTSTCEQQPEYDNMWLHSMIDHAQGDGTVLFQDGSSIKADVIMHCTGYLYDFPFLGDDSTIAVDDNCVDPLYKHVFPIEVAPDLSFIGLPWKVIPFPLFELQSKWVAGILSGRIKLPSKDEMMEDVKAIYSRRETRGWPKRYTHNFSGGYQFEYDDWLAEQCGHPPIEEWRKLMYAANAKNKAARPERYRDEWDDDDLVALANEDFKKYL; the protein is encoded by the exons ATGCCGTCGCCCTCGCTCCGCCTCGCCGTCGTCGGCGCGGGCGCGGCCGGCCTGGCGGCGGCACGGGAGCTCCGCCGCGAGGGCCACGCCCCCGTCGTCTTCGAGCGCGCCGCCGCCGTGGGGGGCACCTGGCTCTACGCCTCCCCCGCCCCCGCGGCCGCCGCCGACCCGCTcggcgccgccgccacccactccAGCCTCTACGCTTCGCTCCGCACCAACCTCCCCCGCGAGGTCATGGGCTTCCTCGACTTCCCCTTCACCGCGGCGCGCGGCTCCGTCGTCGACGCGCGCAGGTTCCCCGGCCACGAGGAGGTGCTCCGGTACCTCGAGGACTTCGCGCAGCGGTTCGACCTTTACGGGCTCGTCCGGTTCCAGACAGAGGTCGTCGGAGTCCGGCGGGAGTCCGGCGGGAGGTGGGCGGTGACGTCGAGGAAGCTCGGGGAGAAGGGGGAGCACGACGAGGAGCTGTATGATGCCGTCGTGGTTTGCAATGGGCATTATTCAGAGCCTCGCGTCGCCTCCATACCTG GTGCAGATGCCTGGCCTGGAAAGCAGATGCATAGCCACAATTACCGTGTGCCTGAGCCATTCCTTGATCAA GTAGTGATCGTTATCGGGGCCTCGGCAAGTGCAGTTGACATTTCGAGGGACATTGCAAGCGTTGCGAAGGAGGTCCATATTGCCGATAGATCAGCGCCGACTTCCACTTGTGAACAGCAGCCTGAATACGACAACATGTGGCTTCATTCCATG ATTGACCATGCACAGGGAGATGGCACTGTGTTGTTCCAGGATGGCAGCTCAATCAAAGCGGATGTCATCATGCACTGTACTGG CTACCTGTATGACTTCCCGTTTCTTGGGGATGATAGCACCATCGCTGTGGATGACAACTGCGTTGATCCATTATACAAGCATGTTTTCCCTATAGAAGTGGCCCCTGATCTGTCTTTCATCGGATTGCCGTGGAAG GTTATCCCTTTTCCACTGTTTGAACTCCAAAGCAAATGGGTCGCTGGTATTCTATCAGGAAGGATCAAGCTTCCATCGAAAGATGAAATGATGGAAGATGTCAAAGCCATCTACTCGAGACGGGAAACTCGTGGATGGCCCAAGAGATATACCCACAACTTCAGTGGTGGTTATCAG TTCGAATACGATGATTGGCTCGCGGAGCAATGTGGCCATCCACCGATTGAAGAATGGAGGAAGCTGATGTATGCTGCTAATGCGAAGAATAAGGCTGCTCGTCCAGAAAGATACCGCGATGAGTGGGATGATGATGATCTGGTGGCACTAGCAAATGAGGACTTCAAAAAATACTTGTAA